CAGGTCGAAGACCTCCTTGAGCAGCGCGGCGTCCACGATCTCGGGCGGGGTGCCCTCGGCGACCACCCGGCCGTCCTTCATGGCGATCAGGTGGTCGGCGTACCGGCAGGCCTGGTTGATGTCGTGCAGCACGGCGATCACCGTGCGGCCGCGGTCGCGGAGTTCGGCCAGCAGCTCCAGCAACTGGTACTGGTGGGCGATGTCGAGGAACGAGGTCGGCTCGTCCAGCAGCAGGTAGGGCGTCTGCTGGGCGAGCACCACGGCCATCCACACCCGCTGGCGCTGCCCGCCGGACAGCTCGTGCACCGGGCGGTTCGCCAGGTCGCTCACCCCGGCCGAGTCCATCGCCTCGGCCACCGCTTCGGCGTCCTGCTCGGACCACGTCGAGAGCAGCGACTGGTGCGGGAACCGGCCGCGCGCGACCAGCTGCCGCACGCGGATGTCCTCCGGGGCCACCGGATCCTGCGGCAGGAACCCGAGCGAGCGCGCCAGCGCCTTGGTCGGGTACGCGCCCACCTCCCGGTCGTCCAGCCGGACGTGACCCTCGGCCGGTTTCAGCAGCCGGACGAAGGCCCGCAGCAAGGTGGACTTGCCGCAGGCGTTGGGCCCGACGATCGCACTCAGCGAACCGTCGGGCAGGTCGAGTGAAAGCCGGGTCGACACCACCCGGTCCCCGTAACGCAGGGTCAGATCCCTCGCGGTCAGGCGCGCGGTCACGCTCGACGCACCTCCTTGGTGAGCAGCCAGATCAGGTAGCAGCCGCCGATCGCGGTGCTGACCACGCCGACGGGAAGGGCGACCGGGGCGAGCAGCATCTGCGCCACCAGGTCGGCGGCCAGCAGCAGCACGGCGCCGGTCAGCGCGGCGGGCAGCAGCGGCACGCCCGGCGCCCGCGCCAGCCGCCTGCCGATCTGCGGCGCGGCCAGCGCGATGAACGCGATCGGCCCGGCCACCGCGGTGACCGTGGCGGTGCAGCCGACGCCGATCAGCACCAGCTGCAGGCGCAGCTTCTCCAGGCCGACCCCGGTGGTCACCGCCATCGCGCTGCCGAGCGAGGACTGGTGCAGCGCCTGCGCGCGCAGCGCCAGCACCACCAGCAGCACGCCGATGATGGTGAACGGGATGCGCAGGCCGTCCCAGCCGACGCCGTTCAGCGAACCGGCGTTCCAGCCGACCGCGGCGATGGCGACCTCGAGTTCGGCACGCAGCACGATCCACGAGTTGAACGCGGTCAGCATGGCGTTGACCGCGATGCCGATCACCACCAGCCGCAGCCCGGACAGCCCGCCGCCGAGCGAAAGCAGGTACACCACGGCCGCGGTGATCACACCCCCGATCACCGAGCTGACCGCGAGCTGCCCCGGCGTGCCCGCCAGCACGGTGATCGCGACCAGCGCGCCGGTGTAGGCACCGGCGTCCAGCCCGATCACGTCCGGACTGCCGAGCGGGTTGCGGGTGATGTTCTGGAAGATCGCGCCGGCCACGCCGAGCGCGATGCCGAAGAGCACCGCGGCCAGCACGCGCGGCAGCCGCCAGTCGCGGATCACCACGCCGGAACCACCGCCGGAGCCGGAAAGCGCGGAGAACACCTTGGCCGGGCTGGCCCAGTTCGCGCCGTAGCAGAGCCCGAGCAGGCCGAGCCCGGCGATCAGCAGGACCATCACCGCGGTCAGCACCAGCACGCGCCGCTCCACGCGGATCGAGGCCCGCCCACGGCGGAGTACGAGTGCGGTCACAGCGGCGCCGCCCCGTACTTGCGGACGGCCCAGATCAGCACCGGGCCGCCGATGAACGCGGTGACGATGGCGACCGGCACCTCACCGGTCGGGAGCAGCACCCGCGAGCCCATGTCCGACAGCAGCAGGAGAATCGGCCCCAGCACCGCGCCGAACCCCACCAGCCACGGCACCGAACCCCCGCCGAGACGACGGGCCAGGTGCGGCACCATCAGTCCGACAAAAAGGATCGGCCCGGCGATCGCGGTGGCCGCCCCGGCGAGCAGGGTGATCAGCGCCAGTGTCGCGAAGCGGACCCTGGCCACGTTCGCGCCGAGCGTGTGCGCCACCGCCTCACCGAGCGCCACCGCGTTGAGCTGCCTGCTCACCAGCAGCGCGCCGAGCACGCCTGCGCCGATGGCCACCAGTGGCAGCGCCATCGGCGCCTGCTCCCGGCCGGCGAGCGAGCCGATCGACCAGAAGCGGTACACGTCGAACACTTCCGGGTCCAGCAGCCGCAGGCCCAGCCCGACACCGGTGAGCACGAAGGTCAGCGCGGTCCCGGTGAGCACCAGCCGCAGCGGCGACTGGCGGCCCACCGAGTAGACCAGCGCGGCGGCGAGCAGCGCGCCGGCCACCGACAGCACCAGTTCCCCGGCCGGGCCGGCCACCCCGAGCGAAACCCCGACGGTGATGGCGAATCCGGCGCCCGAGGTCACCCCGAGCACACCGGGTTCGGCCAGCGGGTTGCGCGAGAGCGCCTGCACCAGCACGCCCGCCACACCGAGCGCGGCACCGGCGGCGATGGCCAAGAACGCGCGCGGCAGGCGGACATCCCTGACCACCAGGTGATCCGGATTCACCGAGTCCCCGCCGAAAAGCGCGCGGAGAACCTCGGCGGGGGCGATGCCGTGCGCGCCGACACCGACGCTGAGCACCGCCACCACCAGCAATACGGTCAGTGCCGCGATGAACAGTCCCGACCGCGTGCCGGATTCGCGGAGCGCGACGGTCACTTGTTCAGCAGCGGCGCGAAAGCCTCGTCGACCGCGTCGAGCGTCTTCATCGCCGCGCGGTAGGTGGCGGCTTCGGTGTAGCGGATCGGGAAGGCCTTGCCCGCCTTGACCGCGGGCAGGTTCTTCCACAGCTCCGAATCCATCACGTACTTGACCGGGGCGGGCACCGAACCGTCGGCGGAGACGGTGTAGGTGATCGCGTCGGCCTCGGTGAAGGCACCGGCCAGCTCCTCGATCGAGGGGTACTCGCTGACGTCCTTCGAGCCGCCGCCCTTGACCTTGACCTGGCCGTAGTAGTTCGCGCCGACGTCCTCGGCGATGTTGGTGCCCCACGAGCCATTGAACTCGCGCTGGAAGTTGCCCTTGGCCACCTCGCCGTAGCCGCCCACGTGGCCGAGCTTGAGCTGCGGCAGCACCGCGGCGTACTTCTCCTCGAGCTTCTTCGCCTTGGCCTCGTACTCGTTGCGGGTGGCGTCGAAGGTGCCCAGCGCGCCCGCGGCGTCGGCCTGCTTGCGGGACAGGTCGCGCCACATCGACGGCACGGACGGCCCGATCGCGACCACCGGCGCCAGTGCTTCGAGGCGCTTGAGGTCGATGTCGGCCAGCACCGGCTTCGGCACGCCGATCACGATCAGATCGGGCTCGGCCTGCGCGATGGCCTCGTAGTTCGTCTCGGCCGCGGACTCACCGGCCACCTTCGCCAGCCCGTCGTACTTGGCGCGATCCTCCGGCGTCATCAGCGGAAGGCCGCGCTGCCAGGTCGAAATCCCGACCAGCGGCGCGTTCGCTTCCAGCAGCGCGGGCACCGCGTAGCCGGTGGCGACCACACGCTTCGGGGTCACCGGGATGGTGATCTCCCCGTTGTCGGCGGCGAAAACGCGGGTCTGGCCCTCCGCGGCACCGGTCTCTTCGGCGCCGCCCGACGCGCAGCCGGTGGCCACGGCGAGGGCGAGCACCAGCGCACCGGCGATACGGGAGGTTCTGGCGATGGACATTCTTGTTTCCTCAGGGGTTGCGGTTGGTGCGGGTCGGTGGGCTCAGTGGTCGTGCTCGTCGTCGAAGTCGGCGACACCGCGCTTCCAGTAGCCGGTGATGTCGTGGTCACCGCGGTCGAGCCGGAGTTCGTCGCGCACCCAGCGGCGCAACGGCTTGAGCACGCCCGCTTCGCCGGCGAGCCAGACGTAGAGCCGTTCGCCTTCGGGTACCTCCACCGAGCGCACGGCCTTCTCCAGCAGGTCACCGGTGCCGGGCGGCGCGTCGCCGCGGTGCAGCCAGTGCACTTCGACGTCCTCCGGTGGGTGCAGCTCGATCTGCTCGCTCTCGTCCGCCACCTCGATGAAGGCCCAGCCCGCGGCGGTCCGCGGCAGTTCCTCCAGCCAGCGCGCGATCGCGGGCAGCGCGGTGAGATCACCGGCGAGCAGGTAGCGGTCGTAGTTGTGCGGCACGATCAGCCCGCCCGGCGGACCGGCCACGTGCGCGACGTCGCCGGGACGCGCCGCCCTGGCCCAGTCCGCGCCGAGCCCGCCCTGGTGCAGCGCCACGTCGATGTCGAGTTCACCGGTGACCGGGTCGTAGCGGCGGACGGTGTACTCGCGCGAAGTCGGCGAGGGACGCGGCCAGCGCAGCATGTCGCCGTCGGGCTCGGGCAGGCGCAGCGTGCCGTCGGGCTCCGGGAAGATCAGCTTCACGTGCTCGTCGGGAGCATGCGCCTCGAACCCGGCGGTACCGGGACCGCCGAGGGTGACTCGCACCAGACCGGCCCCGACCCGGCTGGTGCGCAGCACCTCGGCCTGGCGGATGCGGATCGGGTACGGCACCTTCTCGGCCGTGGTGCCCGCGCGGACCTCGGCGATCCGCTCGCGGTACCGGGCCCGCTGCTCGGCGCGGCTCACTCGCGTTCCCCGGCCAGCACGGCGGTCCAGTGCGCCAGCTGCGGCTGCTCGGCCAGGTCTGCGAACTCCACCGTGGCGCCGGCCGCGCGCCACCGCTCGATCAGGCCCATGATCCGGATCGAGTCCAGGCCGAGATCGAGCAGGTCGGCGTCCGGGGTCAGCTCGGCCTCGTCGCAGCCGAGCAGTCCGGCCACGTCGGCGCGAACCTGGTCGGCGGTCAGTCCGGTGCTGCTCATCGTGGGGCTCCCGCGTGGATCGGCGCCGACGGCATGGACAACGCAGACAGCGCGCCGGCGGTGGTGGTGACGACGCCGCAGCGCTGCGCGACGTACTCGCAAGCCTGGTCGTGGTGCCCGCGGGAGAAGTCCGCGACCGCGTCGGCGACCAGGAAGGGCCGGACATCCCGCATGAACGCCTCGAC
The genomic region above belongs to Amycolatopsis sp. YIM 10 and contains:
- a CDS encoding ABC transporter substrate-binding protein, which encodes MSIARTSRIAGALVLALAVATGCASGGAEETGAAEGQTRVFAADNGEITIPVTPKRVVATGYAVPALLEANAPLVGISTWQRGLPLMTPEDRAKYDGLAKVAGESAAETNYEAIAQAEPDLIVIGVPKPVLADIDLKRLEALAPVVAIGPSVPSMWRDLSRKQADAAGALGTFDATRNEYEAKAKKLEEKYAAVLPQLKLGHVGGYGEVAKGNFQREFNGSWGTNIAEDVGANYYGQVKVKGGGSKDVSEYPSIEELAGAFTEADAITYTVSADGSVPAPVKYVMDSELWKNLPAVKAGKAFPIRYTEAATYRAAMKTLDAVDEAFAPLLNK
- a CDS encoding phosphopantetheine-binding protein, whose translation is MSSTGLTADQVRADVAGLLGCDEAELTPDADLLDLGLDSIRIMGLIERWRAAGATVEFADLAEQPQLAHWTAVLAGERE
- a CDS encoding ABC transporter ATP-binding protein, with the protein product MTARLTARDLTLRYGDRVVSTRLSLDLPDGSLSAIVGPNACGKSTLLRAFVRLLKPAEGHVRLDDREVGAYPTKALARSLGFLPQDPVAPEDIRVRQLVARGRFPHQSLLSTWSEQDAEAVAEAMDSAGVSDLANRPVHELSGGQRQRVWMAVVLAQQTPYLLLDEPTSFLDIAHQYQLLELLAELRDRGRTVIAVLHDINQACRYADHLIAMKDGRVVAEGTPPEIVDAALLKEVFDLPCVVVPDPVTGTPMVVPAL
- a CDS encoding iron chelate uptake ABC transporter family permease subunit; translation: MTALVLRRGRASIRVERRVLVLTAVMVLLIAGLGLLGLCYGANWASPAKVFSALSGSGGGSGVVIRDWRLPRVLAAVLFGIALGVAGAIFQNITRNPLGSPDVIGLDAGAYTGALVAITVLAGTPGQLAVSSVIGGVITAAVVYLLSLGGGLSGLRLVVIGIAVNAMLTAFNSWIVLRAELEVAIAAVGWNAGSLNGVGWDGLRIPFTIIGVLLVVLALRAQALHQSSLGSAMAVTTGVGLEKLRLQLVLIGVGCTATVTAVAGPIAFIALAAPQIGRRLARAPGVPLLPAALTGAVLLLAADLVAQMLLAPVALPVGVVSTAIGGCYLIWLLTKEVRRA
- a CDS encoding siderophore-interacting protein → MSRAEQRARYRERIAEVRAGTTAEKVPYPIRIRQAEVLRTSRVGAGLVRVTLGGPGTAGFEAHAPDEHVKLIFPEPDGTLRLPEPDGDMLRWPRPSPTSREYTVRRYDPVTGELDIDVALHQGGLGADWARAARPGDVAHVAGPPGGLIVPHNYDRYLLAGDLTALPAIARWLEELPRTAAGWAFIEVADESEQIELHPPEDVEVHWLHRGDAPPGTGDLLEKAVRSVEVPEGERLYVWLAGEAGVLKPLRRWVRDELRLDRGDHDITGYWKRGVADFDDEHDH
- a CDS encoding iron ABC transporter permease translates to MTVALRESGTRSGLFIAALTVLLVVAVLSVGVGAHGIAPAEVLRALFGGDSVNPDHLVVRDVRLPRAFLAIAAGAALGVAGVLVQALSRNPLAEPGVLGVTSGAGFAITVGVSLGVAGPAGELVLSVAGALLAAALVYSVGRQSPLRLVLTGTALTFVLTGVGLGLRLLDPEVFDVYRFWSIGSLAGREQAPMALPLVAIGAGVLGALLVSRQLNAVALGEAVAHTLGANVARVRFATLALITLLAGAATAIAGPILFVGLMVPHLARRLGGGSVPWLVGFGAVLGPILLLLSDMGSRVLLPTGEVPVAIVTAFIGGPVLIWAVRKYGAAPL